Part of the Corynebacterium efficiens YS-314 genome is shown below.
GGGACAGGGCGGCCTCATCGCCGATGCTCGTGGGATCGAGCACGGGGCGTTGCGGCAGGTAGACGCAGTGTTCCCACAGTGCCGGACCGGTGACGGGGCCCTCCGGGGTGAGCGCCTCCGCGCGCCCGGTCACCCCTTCCGTGGCAATGCCGAGCACCGCCAGCAGTGCCGTCGTCTTCCCCGACCCGTTCGGCCCCCACAGCACGGTCAGCTGCCCGGGTTCGGCCACACCGCTGAGACGGTCCGGGCGGTCACCGTCGCGCCCGGTGGCGGTGAGCTGGTCGAAGACCACCCGGATGCTTGTCGACGCCCCGACCTCCCCCCGCGAGGGCGTATCCGCGGGCGTACTACTGAGCAGATCGAGGATCTCCCCGGACGCCGCCAACCCGTCCTGCGCGTCGTGGAAGCGTGCACCGACCTGGCGGATGGGGGCGTAGACCTCAGGGATGATGATGAGCACCGTCAACCCGACCACCAGGCTGAGCTCACCGGCGAGCAGACGGAAACCGATGGTCACCGCCACAATCGCCACGGAGAGCGTGGCCAGGAATTCCAGGACGAAACTGGACAGGAACGCGATCTTGAGCACGTGGAGTGTGGAGGTGGCGTGGTTGTGGGAGAGACGATCCACCTCGCGCGCCATATCGCGGTGCCGGCGGAACACCCGCAGCGTGGGCAACCCCGCGATGAGATCGAGCAGCTGATCCGACAGGGCCGACAGATCCGCCAGACGACGCTCGGTCAGCCCCGCGGTGAGCGTGCCCACCAGCCACATGAACACCGGGATCAGCGGCAGGGTGACCAGCGCGATGAGCATGGACCCGGTATCCAGGTACCACACCACCGCCAGCATCAGCGGCGTGGCGATCACCGTGGCCGCCAATGCCGGCAGATAGCCGGTGAGATACGGACCCAGGCCCTCGATGCCGTGGCCCAGCAGGGTACGCCACCGGCCCTGGTCCACCGTCCGGGGATCGGAGTGGGCCAGGTGTGTCAGGGTGCGGGCGCGCAGATCTACCACCACCTCGTTGGCCGCCCGCTCCGCGAATCGGGCCTCCGCCCACGCGAGGGCACCGCGGATGAGGACGGTGAGGACCAGGGCGGTGAGGGCTTGTGTGTTCAGAGTGGTCTGTTCGATGCCGTGCTCGATTGCTCCGGCGGTGGTGACACCGATGAGCACGCCCATGACCACCGTGGCGACGGACTTCGCGGCGGTCAGGATCGCGATGATAATGATCCACCGGCGGGTCGGCGCAGACAACCGCACCAGCCGGGGATCGAGGGGTTTACTCACAGCTCACGCACCCTCAGGCCTCCTGGAGGGCGGGCGCGGGCGCGTCGATGCGGTCCGCGCGGATGCGTTTGCGGAACACCCAGTACGTCCAGCCCTGGTAGGCCAGCACCAGTGGGGTGAGGATCAGCGCGGTCCAGGTGAGGATGCGCAGGGTGTACGGGTTGGAGCTGGCATTCCAGATATCCAGCGAGGCACCATCCACCAGGGTGGTGGGCATGACATTGGGGAACAGTGCTACGAACAGCAGTGCCGCCACCGCCACTACGGAGATGGTCGAGGACAGGAACGCCAGGCCATCCCGGTTGGCCAGCATGAAGCCCATGCCCGCCACCGCGCAGAGCACCGCGATGCCGGCGATCCACCACTGCCCGTCATGGGCCAGCACCGTCCACACGGCGTAGGGGACAGCGGTGACCGCCGCTAGCCCGAATACCGGCCAGAAGGCCTTCCGTGCCTGGTCGCGGACATCACCGGTGGTCTTGAGGCGGATGAACGCCAGACCGTGCAGGGTGAACAGGGCGGTGAAGGCGGCCGCACCCAGCAGGGCATACGGGTTGAGCATCGCGGCCAGGGCGTCGAGGGAATCCAGGGTGAAATCCGCCTGGATCGGCATGCCGGCGATGATATTGGAGAACACCAGTCCCCACAGCAGAGCCGGCCCCCAGGACCCGATGATGATCGCCGCGTCACACCACCGGCGCCAGGTTGCGTCGTTGACCTGTTTGCGCCACTCCAGACCCACAATGCGCAGGATCAGGGCCACCAGGATGAGAAACAGCGGCAGATACATCCCGGAGAACAGGGTGGCATACCACTCCGGGAACGCCGCGAACAGCGCACCACCGGCGGTGATCAGCCACACCTCATTGCCGTCCCACACCGGCCCGATCGTCTTGAGCAGCGCGCCGCGCGTGCGTTCATCACGGCCCAGGAACGGCAGGAGGAGACCCACACCGAAATCAAAACCCTCCAGGACGAAATACCCGGTGAACAACACCGCAATCAGGACAAACCACAGTTCAGGCAGCTGGGTCATGATGTTATGCCTCCTCGCGGACGGTGAAACGGACAGGTTCCAGGCGCGCCGGGTGGTCGGCGCCGGTCGGGGCGGACGGTCCCGGCTGGTTGCTTTGCGACGCATCCCCCACCGGCCCGCTCTCGTGCGGCGGGCCGATCAGCACGGCACGTCTGATCAACCAGAACCAGATGACAAACAGGATGAAATACAGCAGGGTGAAACCGATGAGGGTCACCCACACTACCCACGGCGCATGATCGGAGACACCCATATCCACCGTCATGCGGATCATCTCGGTGCGGGGATCACCCACCGACTCCGGATTCGGGTGCACCACCCAGGGCTGGCGGCCCATCTCCGTGAAGATCCACCCGGCCGAGTTGGCCAGGAACGGCATGGGGATCACCGCCAGGCTGCCCCAGGCGAACCACCGGGCGATTCTCCCGGTGGGCGTGCGGCCCTTGCGCAGCAGCAACCAGGAGATGAAGGCGATGGCCAGCGACCCGACCATCAGGCCGATCATGGCGCGGAAGGACCAGTAGGTGACAAACAGGTTCGGCGCATAGTTACCGGGTCCGTACAGGCTCTCCGCCTTGGCCTGCAGATCCTGCACACCCTCCAGGGTGACCCCGGTGAACCGACCCTCCGCCAGGAAGGGCAGCACCCAGGGCATCTCGATGAGGTGGATGACCGAATCGCAGTCATTGTGGGTGCCGATGGTCAGGATAGAGAAGTTGGGATCCGTCTCCGTGTGGCACAGCGACTCCGCCGAGGCCATCTTCATCGGCTGCTGCTGGAACATCAGCTTGGCCTGGATATCACCGGTGACGGCCACCGCTATCAAGGCGATGACCGTGGTCCACCAGCCCATCCACAGGGCGGGGCGGAACATGCGGTGGCTTTCCTGCTTCGAGGCGCGGATCAGCCACCACCCGCAGATGCCCACCACGAAGGTGCCGGCGGTGAGCAGGGAACCGGCCACCGCATGCGGGAACGCCGCCAGGGCGGTGGGGTTGGTGAGCAGCGCGACGATATCGGTCAGCTCCGCGCGGCCGGTCTCAGGGTTGTACACCGCACCCACCGGGTGCTGCATGAAGGAGTTGGCCACGATGATGAAATAGGCCGAGATATTCGTGGCGATGGCGACGATCCAGATCGACGCGGTGTGCAGCCAACCGGGGATCTTGCCCCAGCCGAAGATCCACAGCCCCAGGAACACCGACTCTAGGAAGAACGCGATGAGCCCCTCCAGCGCCAGTGGACCGCCGAAGACATCACCGACAAACCGGGAGTACTCCGACCAGTTCATGCCGAACTGGAATTCCTGGACGATGCCCGTGGCGATACCGATGGCGAAGTTGATCAGCAGGATGGTGCCGAAAAACCTGGTCGCGCGGTACCAGTGCTCCTTGCCGGTGACCTGCCAGAAGGTCTGCATCAGCGCCACCAGTGGTGCCAGGCCGATGGTCAGCGGGACGAAAATGAAGTGATAGACGGTGGTGATACCGAACTGCCACCGTGCGATGTCGATGACATCCACGTGAAAACACTTCCCCTCAATAGGTGATCGGGTGCGACGGTCTCCTTGTGTAATGGTTTGATGAAACCGTCATCTCCTACATGGTCGTAACCTACCCCGGGACGGTTCCCGGTTGACCTCTTTCGGGGTTGAATTAAATGCGGTTATGGTGTGTTTTTGTGGTCAACGGCACAGTTTTCGGCATGTCGGCTTTCGTTTGGGTGTCCGGTGGGGGGAGGTGGCGCGCGTAGACTCATCCTCATGTCTTTATCCTCACCTCAGTACTTCCCGGAGGTCGCCCTCATCATCGAAGGCGGTGGCACCCGCAATGCATATACGGCTGCGGTGGTGGATCAGCTCATCGCCCATGACATCCACGTCGGGTGGGTCGGGGGAGTCTCGGCCGGCTCCTCACACACGGTCAACTACCTGTCCGGGGACCGCTTCCGCACGAAGGCGAGTTTCGTGGATTTCGCCGCCGACCGCAGGCATTCCGGGATCCGCCCGTTCCTGCGCGGCAAGGGGTATTTCCACGCCGAGCACATGTATGAGATCGCCCCGGGTGCGGATCAGCAGCACCCCTATGATTTCGAGACCTTCACCAACAATCCCACGCCGTTCCAGATCTCCGCGGTGCGGGCCGACACGGGGGAGACGGTGTACTGGGGGAGGGAATCAGCCACGGAACTCTCACAGTTGATGAAGCGGGTGCGGGCATCGTCGACCATGCCCGGGTTCATGCCGATCCCGGTCATCGACGGCACCCCCTATGTCGACGGCGCCATCGGCGAGACCGGCGGACTGATGCTGCAGCCCGCCCTGGATGCCGGTTTCGAGCGCTTCCTGGTGCTCTCCTCCAGGCCACGGGATTATTGGCGATCGGAGTTCACCCGCCCCGGTCTGCTCACCGCCGTGCTCAGGCGCTATCCGGCGGTGGCGCAGGCGACTCTATCCAGGCCCGCGCGCTACAACGAGACCAAACAGCGCATCCTCGACCTGGAGAAGGCCGGCCAGGCCTATGTGTTCTTCTCCGAGGACATGGCCATCCAGAACACCGAGATCAACCTGGGTAAACTCCGGGCCACCTTCGATGCGGGCATGCGTCAGACAAGGCGTGACTGGCCGGCGATCATGGAGTT
Proteins encoded:
- a CDS encoding ABC transporter ATP-binding protein/permease, which produces MSKPLDPRLVRLSAPTRRWIIIIAILTAAKSVATVVMGVLIGVTTAGAIEHGIEQTTLNTQALTALVLTVLIRGALAWAEARFAERAANEVVVDLRARTLTHLAHSDPRTVDQGRWRTLLGHGIEGLGPYLTGYLPALAATVIATPLMLAVVWYLDTGSMLIALVTLPLIPVFMWLVGTLTAGLTERRLADLSALSDQLLDLIAGLPTLRVFRRHRDMAREVDRLSHNHATSTLHVLKIAFLSSFVLEFLATLSVAIVAVTIGFRLLAGELSLVVGLTVLIIIPEVYAPIRQVGARFHDAQDGLAASGEILDLLSSTPADTPSRGEVGASTSIRVVFDQLTATGRDGDRPDRLSGVAEPGQLTVLWGPNGSGKTTALLAVLGIATEGVTGRAEALTPEGPVTGPALWEHCVYLPQRPVLDPTSIGDEAALSLGQRQLVAFNRALGRSPRLLLLDEPTAHLDAASARDLLVRVRGLCDAGATALIVSHDPLVADFADKIVEVDSRAAHPHA
- the cydB gene encoding cytochrome d ubiquinol oxidase subunit II yields the protein MTQLPELWFVLIAVLFTGYFVLEGFDFGVGLLLPFLGRDERTRGALLKTIGPVWDGNEVWLITAGGALFAAFPEWYATLFSGMYLPLFLILVALILRIVGLEWRKQVNDATWRRWCDAAIIIGSWGPALLWGLVFSNIIAGMPIQADFTLDSLDALAAMLNPYALLGAAAFTALFTLHGLAFIRLKTTGDVRDQARKAFWPVFGLAAVTAVPYAVWTVLAHDGQWWIAGIAVLCAVAGMGFMLANRDGLAFLSSTISVVAVAALLFVALFPNVMPTTLVDGASLDIWNASSNPYTLRILTWTALILTPLVLAYQGWTYWVFRKRIRADRIDAPAPALQEA
- a CDS encoding cytochrome ubiquinol oxidase subunit I: MDVIDIARWQFGITTVYHFIFVPLTIGLAPLVALMQTFWQVTGKEHWYRATRFFGTILLINFAIGIATGIVQEFQFGMNWSEYSRFVGDVFGGPLALEGLIAFFLESVFLGLWIFGWGKIPGWLHTASIWIVAIATNISAYFIIVANSFMQHPVGAVYNPETGRAELTDIVALLTNPTALAAFPHAVAGSLLTAGTFVVGICGWWLIRASKQESHRMFRPALWMGWWTTVIALIAVAVTGDIQAKLMFQQQPMKMASAESLCHTETDPNFSILTIGTHNDCDSVIHLIEMPWVLPFLAEGRFTGVTLEGVQDLQAKAESLYGPGNYAPNLFVTYWSFRAMIGLMVGSLAIAFISWLLLRKGRTPTGRIARWFAWGSLAVIPMPFLANSAGWIFTEMGRQPWVVHPNPESVGDPRTEMIRMTVDMGVSDHAPWVVWVTLIGFTLLYFILFVIWFWLIRRAVLIGPPHESGPVGDASQSNQPGPSAPTGADHPARLEPVRFTVREEA
- a CDS encoding patatin-like phospholipase family protein, whose product is MSLSSPQYFPEVALIIEGGGTRNAYTAAVVDQLIAHDIHVGWVGGVSAGSSHTVNYLSGDRFRTKASFVDFAADRRHSGIRPFLRGKGYFHAEHMYEIAPGADQQHPYDFETFTNNPTPFQISAVRADTGETVYWGRESATELSQLMKRVRASSTMPGFMPIPVIDGTPYVDGAIGETGGLMLQPALDAGFERFLVLSSRPRDYWRSEFTRPGLLTAVLRRYPAVAQATLSRPARYNETKQRILDLEKAGQAYVFFSEDMAIQNTEINLGKLRATFDAGMRQTRRDWPAIMEFLRG